ACTAATTTGCATAAATCAAGGTTTATAGATCAACGCTCTCTTTGGACCATATCCAATCCAGTTGCTCGTGGCAAGGGAGCTCAACATCACAACAAGTTTACTTGCAGCTCGTTTTCTTTATGAAGTTTTCTGTCATCATCATTGCACTTTAAAATGGGATTCTGCGGGTTTCGAGGAGTTGGAGAGTGCGTGGTGTTTGCTATTCTGTTCAACTCGGTTCAGTCTACGACTACAAGGTACTACACATATGAAGAGGATGCGCCCGGGACAGAGATTGGAAATCTGTCTCAGGATTTAAAGATAGACCCAGCGGAGGACCCTCAAACATCTTTCCGCTTCATGCAGGAGAACAATTCGTGTGTGATTCAAATGAGGGAGATTGATGGACTTTTAACTGTTGGGGAAACAATTGACCGGGAGCAGCTGTGCCCGAGGTCCCCGCGGTGTTTTGTCACCTTCGACATAGTTGCCTTCTCCAAAGAAAAGTTTCAGCTGATTCACGTAGAGATCGAGGTAAGGGACATAAACGACAATTCACCCCAGTTTCTCCACAACGAGACGACCCTTGAAATATCCGAGAATGTTCAGCTGGACTCCCGATTCCCGTTGGACATCGCTGTTGACCATGATGTCGGCAATAACTACATCCAAAGTTACCATATCGCTCCCTCCAGCCATTTCATAGTTGATGTGCGCAGCAGGGAGGATGGAGTGAAGTATGCTGAACTTGTGCTTGTGAAAGCAATGGATAGAGAGGCTGAAGATTCCTATACAGTTGAAGTGACTGCAACAGATGGCGGAGAGCCACCCAGGTCCGGATCAATGACTGTTCATATCAAAGTGCTAGATTTTAATGACAACAGCCCAACGTTTGAGCACAACTCACTAAAAGTTGAACTTTACGAGGATTCTCCTGTAGGTTACCAAGTGCTTAAGGTGCATGCTTTTGATCCAGATGCGGGTATCAATGGCGAGGTAGTGTATGGATTTGTAGAAGACACATCATCTGAAGCAATGCGTATTTTTAATATAGACCGGATTTCCGGTGCTGTAACTTTAAAAACATTGGTTGATTACGAGAAGAAGATATCCTATGAACTGAAAATTAAAGCATCCGATTTAGGCACTAATTCTATTCCATCGACTTGCAAAGTGGTTGTTGATGTCGTAGATGTAAATGATAACGCACCAGAAATCACCATCAAGCCAAAGACCTCGACGAGTGACGATGTGGCTTACATCACGGAGGCCGCAGCGGAGGAAAGTTTTGTGGCGCTAATCAGCACCTCGGACAGCGACTCTGGATCGAACGGTTACGTGCGCAGTAGCCTACACGGGCACGAACATTTCAAGTTACAACAGGCCTACGGGGACAGTTTTATGATTGTAACAACCACCACTTTAGATAGAGAAACGATCCCAGAGTATAACCTCACTGTAGTGGCTGAAGACCTTGGAACTCCTCCTTTCAAAACCATCAAGCAGTATACCATCAGAGTGACGGACGAGAACGACAACGCCCCCCTCTTCAGTAAATCAATTTATGAAGTTTCAGTCCTGGAAAATAATATTCCCGGGtcatatataactactgttgtagcACGGGACCTTGATCGGGGTAAAAACGCCAAAGTGTCATATAAACTCATAGACTCAGAGGTTGTCGGGGAGGCTTCCATTTCGACGTATGTGTCTATAGACCCAGTGTCAGGGTCATTGTATAGCCTGAGATCTTTCGATTTTGAAACGCTCCAGCAGATTGAATTAACCATCCAGGCTGACGACAAGGGCTCACCTCAACTGTCAAGCACATCCGTGATCAGAATCAAAGTGGTTGATCAGAACGACAACTATCCCTATTTTACCTTTCCCGTTATGATTAATGACTCTGCTGAAATTCCTCTTCCTGTCAATGCACCATTGGGGTATCTGGCACTACGGGTCCAAGGTCAGGATGAGGATGAGGGTATGAATGGTGAGCTCAGCTACAGAATCGTACAAGGTGACTCTAAGATATTTTCAATCAATAAAGACACTGGAGAAATAGCTTTAAAACAGGGTCTGGCCTCTGCTATTGGAGACGTGTTGGAAATCAAGATTGCACTGAGTGACAGTGGGAGATCCCCTCTCTCCAGCAGTGCCACCATTCGCTTTGTTGTCTCAGACTTGCAGCTCTCAGACGACCAACTTGTCATTGTATTACGGTCAAGTGATGAGGAAAGCGCAGGCTTGGATATTTCAGTAGTAGTAATCATTATACTCGGCGGGGGTTGTACTCTGCTGCTGATTGCCATAGCAATTGTTGTTATCACATGCAAACTGAACCGAGGAGGGAAGGACCATGACTCCAAGAGAGACGTGACTCACAGCCTGTTTGACTCCAGGCATCATCCCAGGCTCAACTCTGCAGAACCCAACATGTTCGGTGACCCAAGAGGTTTCCTCAATGAAAGGACTTCTTCATCTCTTGATGAGTCCAGCCTATATGAAGAGAAAAGTGGAGAGTTGGAGTCCCAGGTGGGTGAATTATTTGATTCTGTTTCAATAGTGTTTGTATACAACTGCACACATTCAAGTCTTGTACTACTCCTGATCCATGTAGCTGAAATGAATTCCCTTCCTGTTGTCTCTTGTGTTTGCTCTTTAGATGTTCCTGCCTCCCAAGCCTTTCCAACCATCATCTGTGTGGCAAGGGGACAAATACTACCCGCAAATTAGGTAAGAATACCATCAC
The genomic region above belongs to Oncorhynchus mykiss isolate Arlee chromosome 3, USDA_OmykA_1.1, whole genome shotgun sequence and contains:
- the LOC110520622 gene encoding protocadherin-8-like isoform X2; the encoded protein is MGFCGFRGVGECVVFAILFNSVQSTTTRYYTYEEDAPGTEIGNLSQDLKIDPAEDPQTSFRFMQENNSCVIQMREIDGLLTVGETIDREQLCPRSPRCFVTFDIVAFSKEKFQLIHVEIEVRDINDNSPQFLHNETTLEISENVQLDSRFPLDIAVDHDVGNNYIQSYHIAPSSHFIVDVRSREDGVKYAELVLVKAMDREAEDSYTVEVTATDGGEPPRSGSMTVHIKVLDFNDNSPTFEHNSLKVELYEDSPVGYQVLKVHAFDPDAGINGEVVYGFVEDTSSEAMRIFNIDRISGAVTLKTLVDYEKKISYELKIKASDLGTNSIPSTCKVVVDVVDVNDNAPEITIKPKTSTSDDVAYITEAAAEESFVALISTSDSDSGSNGYVRSSLHGHEHFKLQQAYGDSFMIVTTTTLDRETIPEYNLTVVAEDLGTPPFKTIKQYTIRVTDENDNAPLFSKSIYEVSVLENNIPGSYITTVVARDLDRGKNAKVSYKLIDSEVVGEASISTYVSIDPVSGSLYSLRSFDFETLQQIELTIQADDKGSPQLSSTSVIRIKVVDQNDNYPYFTFPVMINDSAEIPLPVNAPLGYLALRVQGQDEDEGMNGELSYRIVQGDSKIFSINKDTGEIALKQGLASAIGDVLEIKIALSDSGRSPLSSSATIRFVVSDLQLSDDQLVIVLRSSDEESAGLDISVVVIIILGGGCTLLLIAIAIVVITCKLNRGGKDHDSKRDVTHSLFDSRHHPRLNSAEPNMFGDPRGFLNERTSSSLDESSLYEEKSGELESQMFLPPKPFQPSSVWQGDKYYPQISGIDQQSVKDSGKGDSDFNDSDSDISGDGGKKNLRTFQPWAKGSFHAANTLAVDCQGTYCVIPTQSFQAPRDNAYTIGFIQAPVYNNAHAYPHSWKDSGYNTSIPKARNTVQTFSNHTGTLPSYFTHQKRQSPAGLDEIQEHNQDITTMATISEVATIL
- the LOC110520622 gene encoding protocadherin-8-like isoform X1 — protein: MGFCGFRGVGECVVFAILFNSVQSTTTRYYTYEEDAPGTEIGNLSQDLKIDPAEDPQTSFRFMQENNSCVIQMREIDGLLTVGETIDREQLCPRSPRCFVTFDIVAFSKEKFQLIHVEIEVRDINDNSPQFLHNETTLEISENVQLDSRFPLDIAVDHDVGNNYIQSYHIAPSSHFIVDVRSREDGVKYAELVLVKAMDREAEDSYTVEVTATDGGEPPRSGSMTVHIKVLDFNDNSPTFEHNSLKVELYEDSPVGYQVLKVHAFDPDAGINGEVVYGFVEDTSSEAMRIFNIDRISGAVTLKTLVDYEKKISYELKIKASDLGTNSIPSTCKVVVDVVDVNDNAPEITIKPKTSTSDDVAYITEAAAEESFVALISTSDSDSGSNGYVRSSLHGHEHFKLQQAYGDSFMIVTTTTLDRETIPEYNLTVVAEDLGTPPFKTIKQYTIRVTDENDNAPLFSKSIYEVSVLENNIPGSYITTVVARDLDRGKNAKVSYKLIDSEVVGEASISTYVSIDPVSGSLYSLRSFDFETLQQIELTIQADDKGSPQLSSTSVIRIKVVDQNDNYPYFTFPVMINDSAEIPLPVNAPLGYLALRVQGQDEDEGMNGELSYRIVQGDSKIFSINKDTGEIALKQGLASAIGDVLEIKIALSDSGRSPLSSSATIRFVVSDLQLSDDQLVIVLRSSDEESAGLDISVVVIIILGGGCTLLLIAIAIVVITCKLNRGGKDHDSKRDVTHSLFDSRHHPRLNSAEPNMFGDPRGFLNERTSSSLDESSLYEEKSGELESQMFLPPKPFQPSSVWQGDKYYPQISSGIDQQSVKDSGKGDSDFNDSDSDISGDGGKKNLRTFQPWAKGSFHAANTLAVDCQGTYCVIPTQSFQAPRDNAYTIGFIQAPVYNNAHAYPHSWKDSGYNTSIPKARNTVQTFSNHTGTLPSYFTHQKRQSPAGLDEIQEHNQDITTMATISEVATIL